The Strigops habroptila isolate Jane chromosome 13 unlocalized genomic scaffold, bStrHab1.2.pri S16, whole genome shotgun sequence genome window below encodes:
- the HIC1 gene encoding hypermethylated in cancer 1 protein isoform X1 translates to MRVHRDFGWLAEATGRPGRRVRSGMLDAMEVPSHSRQLLLQLNTQRTKGFLCDVIIVVQNALFRAHKNILAASSAYLKSLVVHDNLLNLDHEMVSPGIFRLILDFIYTGRLAECEPGGEQSLGAVLAAASYLQIPGLVALCKKKLKRSGKYCHLRGGYAPYKLGRGLRAATPVIQACYSGTPRPVDLPSVEPSAPLNTQCGELYASAAQGTPLHPHGLCPPERHCSPPCGLDLSKKSPTGPSTQLLPTDRLLPGEPHEPSLPPRHDSPPVSAGLLASHAAAYKDSPPGGEPGGHPHAPDPFRSTPPCAEPPLPRADGRELMYRWMKHEPLGPYLDEGEAEKELEREEKAESPPAAPQPRYPSVESNDLEPDNSTSEETGSSEGPSPGDALDRYCNHLGYEPESLGDNLYVCIPCGKGFPSSEQLNAHVEAHNEEELYHKAAAEQAVPFLDKGGPGLGDILRPYRCSSCDKSYKDPATLRQHEKTHWLTRPYPCTICGKKFTQRGTMTRHMRSHLGLKPFACDACGMRFTRQYRLTEHMRIHSGEKPYECQVCGGKFAQQRNLISHMKMHAAGPDGKAKLDFPDSVYAMARLTADQLGLKQEKAAELLSHTSHFLSDPKAMESLYPLAKFTAEHLGLSQDKAAEVLVQAPHLHAEAARTIERYSPP, encoded by the exons ATGAGAGTTCACCGAGACTTCGGCTGGTTGGCGGAGGCCACCGGGCGCCCAG GGCGGCGGGTGAGGAGCGGGATGCTGGACGCCATGGAGGTGCCGAGCCACTCgcggcagctgctgctgcagctgaacacGCAGCGCACCAAAGGCTTCCTGTGCGACGTGATCATCGTGGTGCAGAACGCGCTCTTCCGCGCGCACAAGAACATCCTGGCGGCCAGCAGCGCCTACCTCAAGTCGCTGGTGGTGCACGACAACCTGCTCAACCTGGACCATGAGATGGTGAGCCCCGGCATCTTCCGCCTCATCCTCGACTTCATCTACACCGGCCGCTTGGCTGAGTGCGAGCCGGGCGGCGAGCAGAGCCTGGGCGCCGTGCTGGCCGCCGCCAGCTACCTCCAGATCCCCGGCTTGGTGGCCCTGTGCAAGAAGAAGCTGAAACGCAGCGGCAAGTATTGCCACTTACGCGGGGGTTACGCACCCTACAAGCTGGGCCGGGGTCTGCGCGCCGCCACGCCGGTTATCCAGGCCTGCTACTCGGGAACGCCGCGTCCCGTGGACCTGCCGTCCGTGGAGCCGTCGGCGCCACTCAACACGCAGTGCGGGGAGCTGTACGCCTCGGCCGCCCAGGGCACCCCGCTGCACCCCCACGGGCTGTGCCCGCCCGAGCGCCACTGCTCACCGCCCTGCGGCCTCGACCTCTCCAAGAAGAGCCCCACCGGACCCTCTACCCAGCTCCTACCCACCGACCGCCTGCTGCCCGGCGAACCCCACGAGCCCTCGCTGCCCCCCCGGCACGACAGCCCCCCCGTTAGCGCCGGCCTCCTGGCCAGCCACGCCGCTGCCTACAAGGACTCCCCGCCGGGTGGTGAGCCTGGGGGGCACCCGCATGCGCCGGACCCGTTCCGCAGCACGCCGCCCTGCGCCGAGCCCCCGCTGCCCCGTGCCGACGGGCGCGAGCTGATGTACCGCTGGATGAAGCACGAGCCCCTCGGTCCCTACTTGGATGAAGGGGAGGcggagaaggagctggagcgGGAGGAAAAGGCCGAGTCGCCGCCTGCGGCGCCGCAGCCTCGTTACCCCAGCGTGGAGAGCAACGACCTGGAGCCTGATAACAGCACGAGCGAGGAGACGGGCAGCAGCGAGGGCCCCTCGCCCGGCGATGCACTGGACCGCTACTGCAACCATCTGGGCTACGAGCCGGAGAGCCTGGGTGACAACCTGTACGTCTGCATCCCCTGTGGCAAGGGCTTCCCCAGCTCCGAGCAGCTCAACGCGCACGTGGAGGCCCACAACGAAGAGGAGCTGTATCACAAGGCAGCGGCCGAGCAGGCTGTGCCCTTCCTGGACAAAGGTGGCCCGGGTCTGGGTGACATCCTGCGTCCCTACCGCTGCTCATCCTGCGACAAGTCCTACAAGGACCCCGCCACGCTGCGGCAGCACGAGAAGACGCACTGGCTGACGCGCCCGTACCCCTGCACCATCTGCGGCAAGAAGTTCACGCAGCGCGGCACCATGACCCGCCACATGCGCAGCCACCTCGGCCTCAAGCCCTTCGCTTGCGACGCCTGCGGGATGCGCTTCACCCGCCAGTACCGCCTGACCGAGCACATGCGCATCCACTCGGGAGAGAAACCCTACGAGTGCCAGGTGTGCGGTGGGAAGTTCGCTCAGCAGCGCAACCTCATCAGCCACATGAAGATGCACGCGGCCGGCCCCGACGGCAAAGCCAAGCTGGACTTCCCCGACAGCGTCTACGCCATGGCCCGCCTCACTGCCGACCAGCTGGGGCTCAAGCAGGAGAAGGCGGCCGAGCTCCTCTCCCACACCTCGCACTTCCTCAGCGACCCCAAGGCCATGGAGAGCCTCTACCCATTGGCCAAATTCACAGCCGAGCACCTGGGGCTGAGCCAGGACAAGGCGGCCGAGGTGCTGGTGCAGGCTCCGCACCTCCACGCCGAGGCTGCCCGGACCATAGAGCGATACTCGCCGCCCTAG
- the HIC1 gene encoding hypermethylated in cancer 1 protein isoform X2 — translation MLDAMEVPSHSRQLLLQLNTQRTKGFLCDVIIVVQNALFRAHKNILAASSAYLKSLVVHDNLLNLDHEMVSPGIFRLILDFIYTGRLAECEPGGEQSLGAVLAAASYLQIPGLVALCKKKLKRSGKYCHLRGGYAPYKLGRGLRAATPVIQACYSGTPRPVDLPSVEPSAPLNTQCGELYASAAQGTPLHPHGLCPPERHCSPPCGLDLSKKSPTGPSTQLLPTDRLLPGEPHEPSLPPRHDSPPVSAGLLASHAAAYKDSPPGGEPGGHPHAPDPFRSTPPCAEPPLPRADGRELMYRWMKHEPLGPYLDEGEAEKELEREEKAESPPAAPQPRYPSVESNDLEPDNSTSEETGSSEGPSPGDALDRYCNHLGYEPESLGDNLYVCIPCGKGFPSSEQLNAHVEAHNEEELYHKAAAEQAVPFLDKGGPGLGDILRPYRCSSCDKSYKDPATLRQHEKTHWLTRPYPCTICGKKFTQRGTMTRHMRSHLGLKPFACDACGMRFTRQYRLTEHMRIHSGEKPYECQVCGGKFAQQRNLISHMKMHAAGPDGKAKLDFPDSVYAMARLTADQLGLKQEKAAELLSHTSHFLSDPKAMESLYPLAKFTAEHLGLSQDKAAEVLVQAPHLHAEAARTIERYSPP, via the coding sequence ATGCTGGACGCCATGGAGGTGCCGAGCCACTCgcggcagctgctgctgcagctgaacacGCAGCGCACCAAAGGCTTCCTGTGCGACGTGATCATCGTGGTGCAGAACGCGCTCTTCCGCGCGCACAAGAACATCCTGGCGGCCAGCAGCGCCTACCTCAAGTCGCTGGTGGTGCACGACAACCTGCTCAACCTGGACCATGAGATGGTGAGCCCCGGCATCTTCCGCCTCATCCTCGACTTCATCTACACCGGCCGCTTGGCTGAGTGCGAGCCGGGCGGCGAGCAGAGCCTGGGCGCCGTGCTGGCCGCCGCCAGCTACCTCCAGATCCCCGGCTTGGTGGCCCTGTGCAAGAAGAAGCTGAAACGCAGCGGCAAGTATTGCCACTTACGCGGGGGTTACGCACCCTACAAGCTGGGCCGGGGTCTGCGCGCCGCCACGCCGGTTATCCAGGCCTGCTACTCGGGAACGCCGCGTCCCGTGGACCTGCCGTCCGTGGAGCCGTCGGCGCCACTCAACACGCAGTGCGGGGAGCTGTACGCCTCGGCCGCCCAGGGCACCCCGCTGCACCCCCACGGGCTGTGCCCGCCCGAGCGCCACTGCTCACCGCCCTGCGGCCTCGACCTCTCCAAGAAGAGCCCCACCGGACCCTCTACCCAGCTCCTACCCACCGACCGCCTGCTGCCCGGCGAACCCCACGAGCCCTCGCTGCCCCCCCGGCACGACAGCCCCCCCGTTAGCGCCGGCCTCCTGGCCAGCCACGCCGCTGCCTACAAGGACTCCCCGCCGGGTGGTGAGCCTGGGGGGCACCCGCATGCGCCGGACCCGTTCCGCAGCACGCCGCCCTGCGCCGAGCCCCCGCTGCCCCGTGCCGACGGGCGCGAGCTGATGTACCGCTGGATGAAGCACGAGCCCCTCGGTCCCTACTTGGATGAAGGGGAGGcggagaaggagctggagcgGGAGGAAAAGGCCGAGTCGCCGCCTGCGGCGCCGCAGCCTCGTTACCCCAGCGTGGAGAGCAACGACCTGGAGCCTGATAACAGCACGAGCGAGGAGACGGGCAGCAGCGAGGGCCCCTCGCCCGGCGATGCACTGGACCGCTACTGCAACCATCTGGGCTACGAGCCGGAGAGCCTGGGTGACAACCTGTACGTCTGCATCCCCTGTGGCAAGGGCTTCCCCAGCTCCGAGCAGCTCAACGCGCACGTGGAGGCCCACAACGAAGAGGAGCTGTATCACAAGGCAGCGGCCGAGCAGGCTGTGCCCTTCCTGGACAAAGGTGGCCCGGGTCTGGGTGACATCCTGCGTCCCTACCGCTGCTCATCCTGCGACAAGTCCTACAAGGACCCCGCCACGCTGCGGCAGCACGAGAAGACGCACTGGCTGACGCGCCCGTACCCCTGCACCATCTGCGGCAAGAAGTTCACGCAGCGCGGCACCATGACCCGCCACATGCGCAGCCACCTCGGCCTCAAGCCCTTCGCTTGCGACGCCTGCGGGATGCGCTTCACCCGCCAGTACCGCCTGACCGAGCACATGCGCATCCACTCGGGAGAGAAACCCTACGAGTGCCAGGTGTGCGGTGGGAAGTTCGCTCAGCAGCGCAACCTCATCAGCCACATGAAGATGCACGCGGCCGGCCCCGACGGCAAAGCCAAGCTGGACTTCCCCGACAGCGTCTACGCCATGGCCCGCCTCACTGCCGACCAGCTGGGGCTCAAGCAGGAGAAGGCGGCCGAGCTCCTCTCCCACACCTCGCACTTCCTCAGCGACCCCAAGGCCATGGAGAGCCTCTACCCATTGGCCAAATTCACAGCCGAGCACCTGGGGCTGAGCCAGGACAAGGCGGCCGAGGTGCTGGTGCAGGCTCCGCACCTCCACGCCGAGGCTGCCCGGACCATAGAGCGATACTCGCCGCCCTAG
- the OVCA2 gene encoding esterase OVCA2 produces the protein MGLHPIPRQYTDDGTMNDPSRLPARPGCARGRTGRPIPHHRGRPFAPRPPVPAPRPPATRGRSIPPRYPMSAKRFGGKRSGSSRKCLSWLPAAEGAMSERRVLRLLALHGYRQSGPRFRQRTGALRKALRGRAELVALSAPHPVPGGAEDSDGDDPPRGWWFSGPGTFEAAEAAAEPEGLEESLSAVAAALAEHGPFDGLLGFSQGAALAAMVCALRARGDPRFPVAFAILVAGFASRAPAHGHFYREPIALPTLHVVGDTDAVIAAPLSRELAQHFVEPVVLSHPGGHFVPAAAPQRKVYLDFLDRFCPGQGQAEPLQDGVV, from the coding sequence ATGGGGCTGCACCCCATCCCTCGGCAGTACACGGACGACGGTACAATGAACGACCCATCCCGGCTGCCCGCAAGGCCAGGCTGTGCCCGCGGTCGCACCGGGCGTCCCATCCCGCACCACCGGGGCCGCCCCTTCGCTCCCCGACCACCGGTACCCGCTCCGCGACCTCCCGCCACCAGGGGGCGCTCTATCCCTCCGCGCTATCCAATGAGCGCGAAGCGTTTCGGCGGGAAAAGGAGCGGGAGCAGCCGGAAGTGTCTCAGTTGGCTTCCGGCGGCGGAGGGAGCCATGTCGGAGCGGAGGGTCCTGCGGCTGCTGGCGCTGCACGGCTACCGGCAGAGCGGGCCGCGGTTCCGGCAGCGCACCGGCGCGCTGCGCAAGGCCCTGCGGGGCCGCGCCGAGCTGGTGGCGCTCAGCGCGCCTCACCCCGTGCCCGGCGGCGCCGAGGACAGCGACGGGGACGACCCCCCCCGCGGTTGGTGGTTCTCCGGGCCCGGCACCTTTGAGGCGGCGGAAGCGGCGGCGGAGCCGGAGGGACTGGAGGAGTCGCTGTCGGCCGTAGCGGCGGCGCTGGCGGAGCACGGGCCCTTTGACGGGCTGTTGGGCTTCAGCCAAGGCGCGGCGCTGGCCGCTATGGTGTGCGCGCTGCGGGCCCGCGGGGACCCCCGCTTCCCGGTGGCTTTCGCCATCCTGGTGGCCGGCTTTGCCAGCCGAGCCCCGGCCCACGGGCACTTCTACCGGGAGCCCATCGCCCTGCCCACGCTGCACGTTGTGGGGGACACGGACGCTGTCATCGCAGCCCCTCTCAGCAGGGAGCTGGCCCAGCACTTTGTGGAGCCCGTTGTCCTCAGCCACCCCGGTGGGCACTTCGTCCCTGCGGCTGCGCCACAGAGGAAGGTCTATCTGGACTTCTTGGACCGATTCTGCCCTGGACAGGGACAGGCTGAGCCCCTGCAGGATGGGGTGGTTTGA
- the DPH1 gene encoding 2-(3-amino-3-carboxypropyl)histidine synthase subunit 1 isoform X2 yields MPEGLLMFACTIADIIERFTDAEAVVMGDVTYGACCVDDYTARALGADFLVHYGHSCLIPIDTTQGLKMLYVFVDIKIDTSHFLETIRFNFPAGTSLALVSTIQFVSTVQAVSQELRSEYKVCVPQCKPLSPGEILGCTSPRLAQDTDAIVCLGDGRFHLESIMIANPGIPAYRYDPYSKVLSQEHYSHERMHRARQDAIRTAASARCWGLILGTLGRQGSPSILQHLESRLRALDRPFVRVLLSEIFPSKLQLFPDVDAWVQVACPRLSIDWGEAFSKPLLTPYEAVVALQDIEWQQPYPMDFYASQSLGPWTVNHASTQPLRHGRVAQGKPPVPPNPVEDGHSTHEGEQSTGKDEQSTSTPAAS; encoded by the exons GTTCACCGACGCAGAGGCGGTGGTGATGGGCGACGTGACCTACGGTGCGTGCTGCGTGGATGACTACACAGCCCGAGCCCTGGGTGCTGACTTCTTGGTGCACTATGGACACAGCTGCTTGA TTCCCATCGACACCACGCAGGGGCTGAAGATGCTCTATGTGTTCGTGGACATCAAGATCGACACATCCCATTTCCTTGAGACCATTCGCTTCAACTTCCCAGCCGGCACCTCCCTGGCCCTTGTCAGCACCATCCAGTTTGTCTCCACAGTGCAG GCAGTGTCACAGGAGCTGCGCTCTGAGTACAAGGTGTGTGTGCCCCAGTGCAAGCCACTGTCCCCAGGGGAGATTTTGGGCTGCACATCACCCCGGCTCGCCCAGGACACAGATGCCATCGT GTGTTTGGGCGACGGGCGCTTCCACTTGGAGTCCATCATGATTGCCAACCCCGGGATACCTGCCTACAG GTATGATCCCTACAGCAAGGTGTTGTCCCAGGAACACTACAGCCATGAGCGCATGCACCGTGCTCGGCAGGACGCCATCCGCACCGCAGCCAGTGCCCGTTGCTGGGGGCTCATCTTGGGCACGTTGGGGCGACAGGGCTCCCCCAGCATCCTGCAG CACCTGGAATCACGTCTCCGTGCCCTGGATCGGCCCTTCGTAAGGGTGCTGCTGTCTGAGATCTTCCCCAGcaagctgcagctcttccctgatGTGGATGC GTGGGTGCAGGTAGCCTGTCCCCGGCTCTCCATCGACTGGGGAGAAGCCTTCAGCAAGCCACTGCTGACACCCTACGAG GCTGTGGTGGCTCTCCAGGACATCGAGTGGCAGCAGCCTTACCCCATGGACTTCTATGCCAGCCAGTCCCTGGGGCCGTGGACGGTAAACCACGCCAGCACCCAGCCCCTGCGCCACGGCAGGGTGGCCCAG ggGAAGCCACCCGTGCCCCCCAACCCGGTGGAGGACGGGCACAGCACCCATGAGGGTGAGCAGAGCACCGGTAAGGATGAGCAGAGCACCAGCACCCCAGCAGCTTCCTGA